The proteins below come from a single Hippocampus zosterae strain Florida chromosome 5, ASM2543408v3, whole genome shotgun sequence genomic window:
- the pou2f2a gene encoding POU domain, class 2, transcription factor 2 isoform X4, with amino-acid sequence MWLPEIRMPRPAELEKLGANSPLDSTESERNGAESNHQAQSMKVNPFSLSPSLSGGKNKMEECGEPSPALTPSHGPTPSQTALQHTQLMLTGSQLAGLTALLPAQQQLLLQQAQAQLLAAAVQQSSAAHAAHAAHAAAQATQQAQAAAAAAANQQAHKRQQQQAQQQQAGQTGQQGQGQSTQEHTAQSVPAPPPPPQLALSQPIQLTAQDIQQLLQLQQLMLVPGHSLPSPAQFLLPQAQQSQQGLLSTPNLIPLPQPNQGSLLSAQSRMGLQAQRDKSMEVSAGGGGGLTSVAPVPSHPEEPSDLEELEQFARTFKQRRIKLGFTQGDVGLAMGKLYGNDFSQTTISRFEALNLSFKNMCKLKPLLEKWLNDAETMSIDSTLPSPSSLSSPSLGFDGMPGRRRKKRTSIETNVRVALERAFLTNQKPTSEEILLIAEQLNMEKEVIRVWFCNRRQKEKRINPSSSTPPLPSQPANAPACAQPHLLQPVMTSNQLSQAVTSLSSTAATTMSPICPLTSSLTSSSAPSPVTPPPAPPAAPPRSTASPATLGHSALNLNAGLWRVGKKNGEVSSYISDFAANLRNTVMGVNTGMNQALLGNNPLATIQALAASGGQLPLSSLEGGGKMMLGASGGQGGGLASSLFLNHPALLHMGQGPGAGLLSAAVAKASRPSPFAPSASSISPTLCSPSPCSSPASSCSSGEMAHSPKME; translated from the exons ATGTGGTTGCCAG AAATCAGGATGCCAAGGCCAGCTGAACTTGAGAAACTTGGAGCTAACTCGCCGCTGGACAGCACAG AATCCGAGCGCAATGGAGCCGAATCTAATCACCAG GCTCAGTCAATGAAGGTCAATCCCTTTTCCCTTTCACCGAGCCTGAGCGGCGGCAAG AATAAGATGGAAGAGTGTGGCGAACCATCCCCGGCACTGACTCCCTCTCACGGGCCCACCCCCTCCCAGACGGCGCTGCAACACACACAACTCATGCTGACCGGCTCCCAGCTTGCGGGG CTCACGGCTCTGTTGCCGGCGCAGCAGCAGCTCCTGTTGCAGCAGGCCCAGGCTCAGCTGCTGGCCGCCGCCGTGCAGCAGTCCAGCGCCGCGCACGCCGCTCACGccgcccacgccgccgcccaggCCACGCAGCAAGCTCAGGCAGCGGCCGCCGCGGCAGCCAATCAGCAGGCCCAcaagcggcagcagcagcaggcgcagcagcagcaggcgggACAAACAGGCCAGCAGGGTCAGGGACAGAGCACACAGGAACACACTGCCCAAAGCGTCCCTGCCCCACCTCCTCCACCCCAGCTTGCCCTCTCTCAGCCAATCCAGCTCACCGCCCAG GACATCCAGCAGTTACTGCAGCTCCAGCAGCTGATGTTGGTGCCCGGCCACTCGCTGCCGTCACCTGCGCAGTTCCTCCTCCCGCAAGCGCAGCAGAGCCAGCAAG GACTCCTATCGACACCAAATCTTATTCCGCTACCTCAACCAAACCAAGGGAGCCTACTGTCTGCTCAGAGTCGAATGGGACTGCAAGCACAG CGAGACAAGAGCATGGAGGTGAGCGCAGGGGGCGGAGGAGGCCTGACCTCGGTAGCCCCCGTGCCCTCTCACCCCGAGGAGCCCAGCGatctggaggagctggagcagTTCGCCCGCACTTTCAAACAGAGACGCATCAAACTGGGCTTCACGCAG GGAGACGTGGGCCTGGCCATGGGGAAGCTGTACGGCAACGACTTCAGCCAGACCACCATCTCCCGCTTCGAGGCCCTCAACCTGAGCTTTAAGAACATGTGCAAGCTGAAACCGCTGCTGGAGAAGTGGCTCAACGACGCAG AGACCATGTCCATCGACAGCACCCTTCCCAGCCCCAGCTCGCTGTCCTCGCCCTCGCTGGGCTTCGACGGCATGCCCGGCCGCCGCAGGAAGAAGAGAACCAGCATCGAGACCAATGTACGCGTTGCCCTGGAGCGTGCTTTCTTGACG AACCAAAAGCCTACCTCAGAGGAGATCCTGCTGATCGCTGAGCAGCTCAACATGGAGAAGGAGGTGATTCGCGTGTGGTTCTGCAACCGCCGGCAGAAGGAGAAGCGCATCAACCCCAGCAGCTCCACCCCTCCCCTGCCCAGCCAACCCGCCAATGCCCCCGCCTGCGCACAACCCCACCTGCTACAGCCCGTG ATGACCAGCAACCAGCTGTCCCAGGCCGTGACCAGTCTCAGTAGCACAGCGGCGACCACCATGTCCCCGATCTGCCCTTTGACCTCCAGCCTCACCTCTAGCTCCGCCCCATCCCCAGTGACACCTCCTCCGGCTCCTCCCGCCGCTCCTCCGCGCAGCACGGCCAGCCCGGCCACCCTCGGCCACAGCGCCCTCAATCTTAACGCCGG CTTGTGGCGTGTGGGTAAAAAGAACGGCGAGGTGTCGAGCTACATCAGCGACTTCGCTGCAAACTTGAG GAACACTGTGATGGGTGTTAACACGGGGATGAACCAAGCCCTCCTCGGTAACAATCCCCTGGCCACTATTCAAG CCCTGGCGGCCAGTGGTGGCCAGCTGCCCCTTTCCAGTCTTGAGGGCGGCGGCAAGATGATGCTGGGGGCATCGGGCGGCCAGGGCGGCGGCTTGGCGTCCTCCCTTTTCCTCAACCACCCGGCCCTCCTCCACATGGGCCAGGGCCCGGGCGCCGGCCTGCTGAGCGCGGCCGTGGCCAAGGCCTCGCGCCCTTCTCCCTTCGCCCCCTCGGCCAGCAGCATCAGCCCCACCCTTtgctccccctccccctgctccagccccgcctcctcctgcTCATCCGGCGAAATGGCACACAGCCCCAAGATGGAGTGA
- the pou2f2a gene encoding POU domain, class 2, transcription factor 2 isoform X1 translates to MFVPLPVPFVFQRAAPDLSAWRLKSPLALRSNSEIRMPRPAELEKLGANSPLDSTESERNGAESNHQAQSMKVNPFSLSPSLSGGKNKMEECGEPSPALTPSHGPTPSQTALQHTQLMLTGSQLAGLTALLPAQQQLLLQQAQAQLLAAAVQQSSAAHAAHAAHAAAQATQQAQAAAAAAANQQAHKRQQQQAQQQQAGQTGQQGQGQSTQEHTAQSVPAPPPPPQLALSQPIQLTAQDIQQLLQLQQLMLVPGHSLPSPAQFLLPQAQQSQQGLLSTPNLIPLPQPNQGSLLSAQSRMGLQAQRDKSMEVSAGGGGGLTSVAPVPSHPEEPSDLEELEQFARTFKQRRIKLGFTQGDVGLAMGKLYGNDFSQTTISRFEALNLSFKNMCKLKPLLEKWLNDAETMSIDSTLPSPSSLSSPSLGFDGMPGRRRKKRTSIETNVRVALERAFLTNQKPTSEEILLIAEQLNMEKEVIRVWFCNRRQKEKRINPSSSTPPLPSQPANAPACAQPHLLQPVMTSNQLSQAVTSLSSTAATTMSPICPLTSSLTSSSAPSPVTPPPAPPAAPPRSTASPATLGHSALNLNAGLWRVGKKNGEVSSYISDFAANLRNTVMGVNTGMNQALLGNNPLATIQALAASGGQLPLSSLEGGGKMMLGASGGQGGGLASSLFLNHPALLHMGQGPGAGLLSAAVAKASRPSPFAPSASSISPTLCSPSPCSSPASSCSSGEMAHSPKME, encoded by the exons AAATCAGGATGCCAAGGCCAGCTGAACTTGAGAAACTTGGAGCTAACTCGCCGCTGGACAGCACAG AATCCGAGCGCAATGGAGCCGAATCTAATCACCAG GCTCAGTCAATGAAGGTCAATCCCTTTTCCCTTTCACCGAGCCTGAGCGGCGGCAAG AATAAGATGGAAGAGTGTGGCGAACCATCCCCGGCACTGACTCCCTCTCACGGGCCCACCCCCTCCCAGACGGCGCTGCAACACACACAACTCATGCTGACCGGCTCCCAGCTTGCGGGG CTCACGGCTCTGTTGCCGGCGCAGCAGCAGCTCCTGTTGCAGCAGGCCCAGGCTCAGCTGCTGGCCGCCGCCGTGCAGCAGTCCAGCGCCGCGCACGCCGCTCACGccgcccacgccgccgcccaggCCACGCAGCAAGCTCAGGCAGCGGCCGCCGCGGCAGCCAATCAGCAGGCCCAcaagcggcagcagcagcaggcgcagcagcagcaggcgggACAAACAGGCCAGCAGGGTCAGGGACAGAGCACACAGGAACACACTGCCCAAAGCGTCCCTGCCCCACCTCCTCCACCCCAGCTTGCCCTCTCTCAGCCAATCCAGCTCACCGCCCAG GACATCCAGCAGTTACTGCAGCTCCAGCAGCTGATGTTGGTGCCCGGCCACTCGCTGCCGTCACCTGCGCAGTTCCTCCTCCCGCAAGCGCAGCAGAGCCAGCAAG GACTCCTATCGACACCAAATCTTATTCCGCTACCTCAACCAAACCAAGGGAGCCTACTGTCTGCTCAGAGTCGAATGGGACTGCAAGCACAG CGAGACAAGAGCATGGAGGTGAGCGCAGGGGGCGGAGGAGGCCTGACCTCGGTAGCCCCCGTGCCCTCTCACCCCGAGGAGCCCAGCGatctggaggagctggagcagTTCGCCCGCACTTTCAAACAGAGACGCATCAAACTGGGCTTCACGCAG GGAGACGTGGGCCTGGCCATGGGGAAGCTGTACGGCAACGACTTCAGCCAGACCACCATCTCCCGCTTCGAGGCCCTCAACCTGAGCTTTAAGAACATGTGCAAGCTGAAACCGCTGCTGGAGAAGTGGCTCAACGACGCAG AGACCATGTCCATCGACAGCACCCTTCCCAGCCCCAGCTCGCTGTCCTCGCCCTCGCTGGGCTTCGACGGCATGCCCGGCCGCCGCAGGAAGAAGAGAACCAGCATCGAGACCAATGTACGCGTTGCCCTGGAGCGTGCTTTCTTGACG AACCAAAAGCCTACCTCAGAGGAGATCCTGCTGATCGCTGAGCAGCTCAACATGGAGAAGGAGGTGATTCGCGTGTGGTTCTGCAACCGCCGGCAGAAGGAGAAGCGCATCAACCCCAGCAGCTCCACCCCTCCCCTGCCCAGCCAACCCGCCAATGCCCCCGCCTGCGCACAACCCCACCTGCTACAGCCCGTG ATGACCAGCAACCAGCTGTCCCAGGCCGTGACCAGTCTCAGTAGCACAGCGGCGACCACCATGTCCCCGATCTGCCCTTTGACCTCCAGCCTCACCTCTAGCTCCGCCCCATCCCCAGTGACACCTCCTCCGGCTCCTCCCGCCGCTCCTCCGCGCAGCACGGCCAGCCCGGCCACCCTCGGCCACAGCGCCCTCAATCTTAACGCCGG CTTGTGGCGTGTGGGTAAAAAGAACGGCGAGGTGTCGAGCTACATCAGCGACTTCGCTGCAAACTTGAG GAACACTGTGATGGGTGTTAACACGGGGATGAACCAAGCCCTCCTCGGTAACAATCCCCTGGCCACTATTCAAG CCCTGGCGGCCAGTGGTGGCCAGCTGCCCCTTTCCAGTCTTGAGGGCGGCGGCAAGATGATGCTGGGGGCATCGGGCGGCCAGGGCGGCGGCTTGGCGTCCTCCCTTTTCCTCAACCACCCGGCCCTCCTCCACATGGGCCAGGGCCCGGGCGCCGGCCTGCTGAGCGCGGCCGTGGCCAAGGCCTCGCGCCCTTCTCCCTTCGCCCCCTCGGCCAGCAGCATCAGCCCCACCCTTtgctccccctccccctgctccagccccgcctcctcctgcTCATCCGGCGAAATGGCACACAGCCCCAAGATGGAGTGA
- the pou2f2a gene encoding POU domain, class 2, transcription factor 2 isoform X3 — protein sequence METFADGSAEIRMPRPAELEKLGANSPLDSTESERNGAESNHQAQSMKVNPFSLSPSLSGGKNKMEECGEPSPALTPSHGPTPSQTALQHTQLMLTGSQLAGLTALLPAQQQLLLQQAQAQLLAAAVQQSSAAHAAHAAHAAAQATQQAQAAAAAAANQQAHKRQQQQAQQQQAGQTGQQGQGQSTQEHTAQSVPAPPPPPQLALSQPIQLTAQDIQQLLQLQQLMLVPGHSLPSPAQFLLPQAQQSQQGLLSTPNLIPLPQPNQGSLLSAQSRMGLQAQRDKSMEVSAGGGGGLTSVAPVPSHPEEPSDLEELEQFARTFKQRRIKLGFTQGDVGLAMGKLYGNDFSQTTISRFEALNLSFKNMCKLKPLLEKWLNDAETMSIDSTLPSPSSLSSPSLGFDGMPGRRRKKRTSIETNVRVALERAFLTNQKPTSEEILLIAEQLNMEKEVIRVWFCNRRQKEKRINPSSSTPPLPSQPANAPACAQPHLLQPVMTSNQLSQAVTSLSSTAATTMSPICPLTSSLTSSSAPSPVTPPPAPPAAPPRSTASPATLGHSALNLNAGLWRVGKKNGEVSSYISDFAANLRNTVMGVNTGMNQALLGNNPLATIQALAASGGQLPLSSLEGGGKMMLGASGGQGGGLASSLFLNHPALLHMGQGPGAGLLSAAVAKASRPSPFAPSASSISPTLCSPSPCSSPASSCSSGEMAHSPKME from the exons AAATCAGGATGCCAAGGCCAGCTGAACTTGAGAAACTTGGAGCTAACTCGCCGCTGGACAGCACAG AATCCGAGCGCAATGGAGCCGAATCTAATCACCAG GCTCAGTCAATGAAGGTCAATCCCTTTTCCCTTTCACCGAGCCTGAGCGGCGGCAAG AATAAGATGGAAGAGTGTGGCGAACCATCCCCGGCACTGACTCCCTCTCACGGGCCCACCCCCTCCCAGACGGCGCTGCAACACACACAACTCATGCTGACCGGCTCCCAGCTTGCGGGG CTCACGGCTCTGTTGCCGGCGCAGCAGCAGCTCCTGTTGCAGCAGGCCCAGGCTCAGCTGCTGGCCGCCGCCGTGCAGCAGTCCAGCGCCGCGCACGCCGCTCACGccgcccacgccgccgcccaggCCACGCAGCAAGCTCAGGCAGCGGCCGCCGCGGCAGCCAATCAGCAGGCCCAcaagcggcagcagcagcaggcgcagcagcagcaggcgggACAAACAGGCCAGCAGGGTCAGGGACAGAGCACACAGGAACACACTGCCCAAAGCGTCCCTGCCCCACCTCCTCCACCCCAGCTTGCCCTCTCTCAGCCAATCCAGCTCACCGCCCAG GACATCCAGCAGTTACTGCAGCTCCAGCAGCTGATGTTGGTGCCCGGCCACTCGCTGCCGTCACCTGCGCAGTTCCTCCTCCCGCAAGCGCAGCAGAGCCAGCAAG GACTCCTATCGACACCAAATCTTATTCCGCTACCTCAACCAAACCAAGGGAGCCTACTGTCTGCTCAGAGTCGAATGGGACTGCAAGCACAG CGAGACAAGAGCATGGAGGTGAGCGCAGGGGGCGGAGGAGGCCTGACCTCGGTAGCCCCCGTGCCCTCTCACCCCGAGGAGCCCAGCGatctggaggagctggagcagTTCGCCCGCACTTTCAAACAGAGACGCATCAAACTGGGCTTCACGCAG GGAGACGTGGGCCTGGCCATGGGGAAGCTGTACGGCAACGACTTCAGCCAGACCACCATCTCCCGCTTCGAGGCCCTCAACCTGAGCTTTAAGAACATGTGCAAGCTGAAACCGCTGCTGGAGAAGTGGCTCAACGACGCAG AGACCATGTCCATCGACAGCACCCTTCCCAGCCCCAGCTCGCTGTCCTCGCCCTCGCTGGGCTTCGACGGCATGCCCGGCCGCCGCAGGAAGAAGAGAACCAGCATCGAGACCAATGTACGCGTTGCCCTGGAGCGTGCTTTCTTGACG AACCAAAAGCCTACCTCAGAGGAGATCCTGCTGATCGCTGAGCAGCTCAACATGGAGAAGGAGGTGATTCGCGTGTGGTTCTGCAACCGCCGGCAGAAGGAGAAGCGCATCAACCCCAGCAGCTCCACCCCTCCCCTGCCCAGCCAACCCGCCAATGCCCCCGCCTGCGCACAACCCCACCTGCTACAGCCCGTG ATGACCAGCAACCAGCTGTCCCAGGCCGTGACCAGTCTCAGTAGCACAGCGGCGACCACCATGTCCCCGATCTGCCCTTTGACCTCCAGCCTCACCTCTAGCTCCGCCCCATCCCCAGTGACACCTCCTCCGGCTCCTCCCGCCGCTCCTCCGCGCAGCACGGCCAGCCCGGCCACCCTCGGCCACAGCGCCCTCAATCTTAACGCCGG CTTGTGGCGTGTGGGTAAAAAGAACGGCGAGGTGTCGAGCTACATCAGCGACTTCGCTGCAAACTTGAG GAACACTGTGATGGGTGTTAACACGGGGATGAACCAAGCCCTCCTCGGTAACAATCCCCTGGCCACTATTCAAG CCCTGGCGGCCAGTGGTGGCCAGCTGCCCCTTTCCAGTCTTGAGGGCGGCGGCAAGATGATGCTGGGGGCATCGGGCGGCCAGGGCGGCGGCTTGGCGTCCTCCCTTTTCCTCAACCACCCGGCCCTCCTCCACATGGGCCAGGGCCCGGGCGCCGGCCTGCTGAGCGCGGCCGTGGCCAAGGCCTCGCGCCCTTCTCCCTTCGCCCCCTCGGCCAGCAGCATCAGCCCCACCCTTtgctccccctccccctgctccagccccgcctcctcctgcTCATCCGGCGAAATGGCACACAGCCCCAAGATGGAGTGA
- the pou2f2a gene encoding POU domain, class 2, transcription factor 2 isoform X6, whose translation MFVPLPVPFVFQRAAPDLSAWRLKSPLALRSNSEIRMPRPAELEKLGANSPLDSTESERNGAESNHQAQSMKVNPFSLSPSLSGGKNKMEECGEPSPALTPSHGPTPSQTALQHTQLMLTGSQLAGLTALLPAQQQLLLQQAQAQLLAAAVQQSSAAHAAHAAHAAAQATQQAQAAAAAAANQQAHKRQQQQAQQQQAGQTGQQGQGQSTQEHTAQSVPAPPPPPQLALSQPIQLTAQDIQQLLQLQQLMLVPGHSLPSPAQFLLPQAQQSQQGLLSTPNLIPLPQPNQGSLLSAQSRMGLQAQRDKSMEVSAGGGGGLTSVAPVPSHPEEPSDLEELEQFARTFKQRRIKLGFTQGDVGLAMGKLYGNDFSQTTISRFEALNLSFKNMCKLKPLLEKWLNDAETMSIDSTLPSPSSLSSPSLGFDGMPGRRRKKRTSIETNVRVALERAFLTNQKPTSEEILLIAEQLNMEKEVIRVWFCNRRQKEKRINPSSSTPPLPSQPANAPACAQPHLLQPVMTSNQLSQAVTSLSSTAATTMSPICPLTSSLTSSSAPSPVTPPPAPPAAPPRSTASPATLGHSALNLNAGLWRVGKKNGEVSSYISDFAANLSPGGQWWPAAPFQS comes from the exons AAATCAGGATGCCAAGGCCAGCTGAACTTGAGAAACTTGGAGCTAACTCGCCGCTGGACAGCACAG AATCCGAGCGCAATGGAGCCGAATCTAATCACCAG GCTCAGTCAATGAAGGTCAATCCCTTTTCCCTTTCACCGAGCCTGAGCGGCGGCAAG AATAAGATGGAAGAGTGTGGCGAACCATCCCCGGCACTGACTCCCTCTCACGGGCCCACCCCCTCCCAGACGGCGCTGCAACACACACAACTCATGCTGACCGGCTCCCAGCTTGCGGGG CTCACGGCTCTGTTGCCGGCGCAGCAGCAGCTCCTGTTGCAGCAGGCCCAGGCTCAGCTGCTGGCCGCCGCCGTGCAGCAGTCCAGCGCCGCGCACGCCGCTCACGccgcccacgccgccgcccaggCCACGCAGCAAGCTCAGGCAGCGGCCGCCGCGGCAGCCAATCAGCAGGCCCAcaagcggcagcagcagcaggcgcagcagcagcaggcgggACAAACAGGCCAGCAGGGTCAGGGACAGAGCACACAGGAACACACTGCCCAAAGCGTCCCTGCCCCACCTCCTCCACCCCAGCTTGCCCTCTCTCAGCCAATCCAGCTCACCGCCCAG GACATCCAGCAGTTACTGCAGCTCCAGCAGCTGATGTTGGTGCCCGGCCACTCGCTGCCGTCACCTGCGCAGTTCCTCCTCCCGCAAGCGCAGCAGAGCCAGCAAG GACTCCTATCGACACCAAATCTTATTCCGCTACCTCAACCAAACCAAGGGAGCCTACTGTCTGCTCAGAGTCGAATGGGACTGCAAGCACAG CGAGACAAGAGCATGGAGGTGAGCGCAGGGGGCGGAGGAGGCCTGACCTCGGTAGCCCCCGTGCCCTCTCACCCCGAGGAGCCCAGCGatctggaggagctggagcagTTCGCCCGCACTTTCAAACAGAGACGCATCAAACTGGGCTTCACGCAG GGAGACGTGGGCCTGGCCATGGGGAAGCTGTACGGCAACGACTTCAGCCAGACCACCATCTCCCGCTTCGAGGCCCTCAACCTGAGCTTTAAGAACATGTGCAAGCTGAAACCGCTGCTGGAGAAGTGGCTCAACGACGCAG AGACCATGTCCATCGACAGCACCCTTCCCAGCCCCAGCTCGCTGTCCTCGCCCTCGCTGGGCTTCGACGGCATGCCCGGCCGCCGCAGGAAGAAGAGAACCAGCATCGAGACCAATGTACGCGTTGCCCTGGAGCGTGCTTTCTTGACG AACCAAAAGCCTACCTCAGAGGAGATCCTGCTGATCGCTGAGCAGCTCAACATGGAGAAGGAGGTGATTCGCGTGTGGTTCTGCAACCGCCGGCAGAAGGAGAAGCGCATCAACCCCAGCAGCTCCACCCCTCCCCTGCCCAGCCAACCCGCCAATGCCCCCGCCTGCGCACAACCCCACCTGCTACAGCCCGTG ATGACCAGCAACCAGCTGTCCCAGGCCGTGACCAGTCTCAGTAGCACAGCGGCGACCACCATGTCCCCGATCTGCCCTTTGACCTCCAGCCTCACCTCTAGCTCCGCCCCATCCCCAGTGACACCTCCTCCGGCTCCTCCCGCCGCTCCTCCGCGCAGCACGGCCAGCCCGGCCACCCTCGGCCACAGCGCCCTCAATCTTAACGCCGG CTTGTGGCGTGTGGGTAAAAAGAACGGCGAGGTGTCGAGCTACATCAGCGACTTCGCTGCAAACTTGAG CCCTGGCGGCCAGTGGTGGCCAGCTGCCCCTTTCCAGTCTTGA
- the pou2f2a gene encoding POU domain, class 2, transcription factor 2 isoform X2 has product MFVPLPVPFVFQRAAPDLSAWRLKSPLALRSNSEIRMPRPAELEKLGANSPLDSTESERNGAESNHQAQSMKVNPFSLSPSLSGGKNKMEECGEPSPALTPSHGPTPSQTALQHTQLMLTGSQLAGLTALLPAQQQLLLQQAQAQLLAAAVQQSSAAHAAHAAHAAAQATQQAQAAAAAAANQQAHKRQQQQAQQQQAGQTGQQGQGQSTQEHTAQSVPAPPPPPQLALSQPIQLTAQDIQQLLQLQQLMLVPGHSLPSPAQFLLPQAQQSQQGLLSTPNLIPLPQPNQGSLLSAQSRMGLQAQRDKSMEVSAGGGGGLTSVAPVPSHPEEPSDLEELEQFARTFKQRRIKLGFTQGDVGLAMGKLYGNDFSQTTISRFEALNLSFKNMCKLKPLLEKWLNDAETMSIDSTLPSPSSLSSPSLGFDGMPGRRRKKRTSIETNVRVALERAFLTNQKPTSEEILLIAEQLNMEKEVIRVWFCNRRQKEKRINPSSSTPPLPSQPANAPACAQPHLLQPMTSNQLSQAVTSLSSTAATTMSPICPLTSSLTSSSAPSPVTPPPAPPAAPPRSTASPATLGHSALNLNAGLWRVGKKNGEVSSYISDFAANLRNTVMGVNTGMNQALLGNNPLATIQALAASGGQLPLSSLEGGGKMMLGASGGQGGGLASSLFLNHPALLHMGQGPGAGLLSAAVAKASRPSPFAPSASSISPTLCSPSPCSSPASSCSSGEMAHSPKME; this is encoded by the exons AAATCAGGATGCCAAGGCCAGCTGAACTTGAGAAACTTGGAGCTAACTCGCCGCTGGACAGCACAG AATCCGAGCGCAATGGAGCCGAATCTAATCACCAG GCTCAGTCAATGAAGGTCAATCCCTTTTCCCTTTCACCGAGCCTGAGCGGCGGCAAG AATAAGATGGAAGAGTGTGGCGAACCATCCCCGGCACTGACTCCCTCTCACGGGCCCACCCCCTCCCAGACGGCGCTGCAACACACACAACTCATGCTGACCGGCTCCCAGCTTGCGGGG CTCACGGCTCTGTTGCCGGCGCAGCAGCAGCTCCTGTTGCAGCAGGCCCAGGCTCAGCTGCTGGCCGCCGCCGTGCAGCAGTCCAGCGCCGCGCACGCCGCTCACGccgcccacgccgccgcccaggCCACGCAGCAAGCTCAGGCAGCGGCCGCCGCGGCAGCCAATCAGCAGGCCCAcaagcggcagcagcagcaggcgcagcagcagcaggcgggACAAACAGGCCAGCAGGGTCAGGGACAGAGCACACAGGAACACACTGCCCAAAGCGTCCCTGCCCCACCTCCTCCACCCCAGCTTGCCCTCTCTCAGCCAATCCAGCTCACCGCCCAG GACATCCAGCAGTTACTGCAGCTCCAGCAGCTGATGTTGGTGCCCGGCCACTCGCTGCCGTCACCTGCGCAGTTCCTCCTCCCGCAAGCGCAGCAGAGCCAGCAAG GACTCCTATCGACACCAAATCTTATTCCGCTACCTCAACCAAACCAAGGGAGCCTACTGTCTGCTCAGAGTCGAATGGGACTGCAAGCACAG CGAGACAAGAGCATGGAGGTGAGCGCAGGGGGCGGAGGAGGCCTGACCTCGGTAGCCCCCGTGCCCTCTCACCCCGAGGAGCCCAGCGatctggaggagctggagcagTTCGCCCGCACTTTCAAACAGAGACGCATCAAACTGGGCTTCACGCAG GGAGACGTGGGCCTGGCCATGGGGAAGCTGTACGGCAACGACTTCAGCCAGACCACCATCTCCCGCTTCGAGGCCCTCAACCTGAGCTTTAAGAACATGTGCAAGCTGAAACCGCTGCTGGAGAAGTGGCTCAACGACGCAG AGACCATGTCCATCGACAGCACCCTTCCCAGCCCCAGCTCGCTGTCCTCGCCCTCGCTGGGCTTCGACGGCATGCCCGGCCGCCGCAGGAAGAAGAGAACCAGCATCGAGACCAATGTACGCGTTGCCCTGGAGCGTGCTTTCTTGACG AACCAAAAGCCTACCTCAGAGGAGATCCTGCTGATCGCTGAGCAGCTCAACATGGAGAAGGAGGTGATTCGCGTGTGGTTCTGCAACCGCCGGCAGAAGGAGAAGCGCATCAACCCCAGCAGCTCCACCCCTCCCCTGCCCAGCCAACCCGCCAATGCCCCCGCCTGCGCACAACCCCACCTGCTACAGCCC ATGACCAGCAACCAGCTGTCCCAGGCCGTGACCAGTCTCAGTAGCACAGCGGCGACCACCATGTCCCCGATCTGCCCTTTGACCTCCAGCCTCACCTCTAGCTCCGCCCCATCCCCAGTGACACCTCCTCCGGCTCCTCCCGCCGCTCCTCCGCGCAGCACGGCCAGCCCGGCCACCCTCGGCCACAGCGCCCTCAATCTTAACGCCGG CTTGTGGCGTGTGGGTAAAAAGAACGGCGAGGTGTCGAGCTACATCAGCGACTTCGCTGCAAACTTGAG GAACACTGTGATGGGTGTTAACACGGGGATGAACCAAGCCCTCCTCGGTAACAATCCCCTGGCCACTATTCAAG CCCTGGCGGCCAGTGGTGGCCAGCTGCCCCTTTCCAGTCTTGAGGGCGGCGGCAAGATGATGCTGGGGGCATCGGGCGGCCAGGGCGGCGGCTTGGCGTCCTCCCTTTTCCTCAACCACCCGGCCCTCCTCCACATGGGCCAGGGCCCGGGCGCCGGCCTGCTGAGCGCGGCCGTGGCCAAGGCCTCGCGCCCTTCTCCCTTCGCCCCCTCGGCCAGCAGCATCAGCCCCACCCTTtgctccccctccccctgctccagccccgcctcctcctgcTCATCCGGCGAAATGGCACACAGCCCCAAGATGGAGTGA